The following coding sequences are from one Arcobacter sp. CECT 8986 window:
- a CDS encoding MotA/TolQ/ExbB proton channel family protein, with product MIKYILTAILISNFAFGLDLNNLLNNVKQSSNKELVEEQKRLEEFLNNKEKQKQLLIKTQNELKQENLKTKRLKAIIEQKEKVLAKQEALLNVKIGDLGEMFGSVRQTSADFLTNYNRGFTASQFPQKEEIFTKFSNSKKLPTIEELTTFWHTMLDEIIQSGNISKYKANVIAHNGEKSIKDVTRVGLFSAFSDGNYLKYSNDIHSLVELSVQPSSSYQSEAKDFEESSNEIKQVLIDPTKGTLFEMLGNNPTLMDRVNQGGIVGYIILVLGVLGILFAIYKIAILNITHNKIKKQEKDISNYDDSNSLGVIAGVFYKNQNDSINDLEIKISEAILKETNEIKKGQSFVKLLAAVTPLLGLLGTVTGMIATFQAITLFGTGDPKLMAGGISTALITTVLGLVTAIPLLFAYTYISSKSEAIVSILEEQSIGMLAKNLK from the coding sequence ATGATTAAATATATATTAACTGCTATTTTAATTTCAAACTTTGCATTTGGTCTTGATTTAAATAATTTATTAAATAATGTAAAGCAAAGTTCAAATAAAGAATTAGTTGAAGAACAAAAAAGATTAGAAGAGTTTTTAAATAACAAAGAGAAACAAAAACAACTTTTAATAAAAACTCAAAATGAATTAAAACAAGAGAATCTAAAAACAAAAAGATTAAAAGCAATAATTGAGCAAAAAGAGAAAGTATTAGCAAAACAAGAAGCTTTATTAAATGTAAAAATTGGAGATTTAGGTGAAATGTTTGGAAGTGTAAGACAAACATCAGCTGATTTTCTTACAAATTATAATAGAGGTTTCACAGCATCACAATTTCCTCAAAAAGAAGAGATATTCACAAAATTTTCTAACTCTAAAAAACTTCCAACAATTGAAGAGTTAACTACTTTTTGGCACACAATGCTAGATGAAATAATCCAAAGTGGAAATATCTCAAAATATAAAGCAAATGTTATTGCTCATAATGGAGAAAAATCTATCAAAGATGTAACAAGAGTAGGATTATTTTCTGCATTTTCTGATGGAAATTATTTAAAATACTCAAATGATATTCATTCACTTGTTGAATTATCTGTTCAACCAAGTTCTAGTTATCAAAGTGAAGCAAAAGATTTTGAAGAGAGTTCAAATGAGATTAAACAAGTTTTAATTGACCCTACAAAAGGTACTTTATTTGAAATGTTAGGAAACAACCCAACACTAATGGATAGAGTAAATCAAGGTGGAATTGTAGGTTATATTATTTTGGTTCTTGGAGTACTTGGAATATTATTTGCTATTTATAAAATAGCTATTTTAAACATCACTCACAATAAAATCAAAAAACAAGAAAAAGATATTTCAAATTATGATGATTCAAACTCATTAGGAGTAATTGCTGGTGTATTTTATAAAAACCAAAATGACTCAATTAATGATTTAGAAATAAAAATAAGTGAAGCTATTTTAAAAGAGACAAATGAGATAAAAAAAGGACAAAGTTTTGTAAAACTACTTGCAGCAGTTACACCTTTACTTGGTCTTTTAGGAACTGTTACAGGTATGATTGCAACATTCCAAGCAATAACTTTATTTGGTACTGGTGACCCAAAACTAATGGCAGGTGGAATTTCAACTGCTTTAATTACAACAGTTTTAGGTTTAGTTACAGCTATTCCATTACTTTTTGCATATACATACATATCTTCAAAATCTGAAGCTATTGTTTCAATATTAGAAGAGCAAAGTATAGGAATGTTAGCAAAAAACTTAAAATAA